One stretch of Gouania willdenowi chromosome 16, fGouWil2.1, whole genome shotgun sequence DNA includes these proteins:
- the esrp1 gene encoding epithelial splicing regulatory protein 1 isoform X8 has product MTAQVDYLVVLFTATSGASGELLGSDEKELVRIVWQLVDLTNQQLGQVNELLIRPDPSELTEKEEEEDVEEEESVEEESGSGADCISTATSLESALNMFHLQLTNQVNSMGAGTSVCLCTDGQLHIRQVIHPEAASKNILVPDCFYSFFDLRKEFTKHFPTPDLKAFNVYVMAESLSISVDVPMLWDPSAIMPPKVAVQQVQLMSSIVLALLSEPMCHIFTKPERVLEKFESGTCSKMEKVCDNTVIRARGLPWQSSDQDIARFFRGLNIAKGGAALCLNAQGRRNGEALVRFVSEEHRDLALQRHKHHMGNRYIEVYKATGEDFLKIAGGTSNEVAVFLSREDQIIVRMRGLPFTATHEQVLTFFSPADGLKEMCPVSGGKDGILFVRYPDGRPTGDAFVLFASEEHAQSALRKHKEILGKRYIELFKSTAAEVQQVLNRYSSAPLISVAPAPLVTMLPTMSLLPPPGGMRNCLRLRGLPYTASIEDILTFLGEFTQDVQPHGVHMVLNQQGRPSGDCFIQMTSAERALLASQRLHKHMMSSQRGANSRYVEVFPCSAEEMSLVLMGGSLSHMHTHTHTRSRNGTGLSPPPCKSRRLSPPSYSFTPAQPVLTPEAAAALYPPIGPMMLAPRPLPPGHAYYPASAQLYMNYAAYYPSPPGSPTTLGFFPSPSSLTSPAGLVRMPSLTYNSNGVKEIINAMQGYQAPAESIALLSSNLIGQSSAGDAPLMTLPALVNKPGQYLDLALL; this is encoded by the exons ATGACGGCGCAGGTAGACTACCTGGTGGTGCTTTTCACCGCCACATCTGGCGCCAGCGGTGAGCTGCTGGGTTCTGACGAGAAGGAGCTGGTTCGGATAGTTTGGCAGCTGGTGGACTTAACAAACCAACAG TTGGGCCAGGTGAATGAGCTCCTCATTAGGCCTGACCCTTCAGAGCTAAcagaaaaagaggaggaggaggatgtggaggaggaggagagtgtGGAAGAGGAGAGCGGATCCGGGGCCGACTGCATCTCTACAGCCACAAGTTTAGAGTCGGCCCTAAATATG TTTCATCTACAGCTGACTAACCAGGTGAACAGCATGGGCGCAGGCacgtcagtgtgtttgtgtacgGACGGGCAACTTCACATCCGTCAAGTGATTCACCCGGAGGCCGCGAGCAAG AACATCCTGGTCCCAGACTGTTTCTACTCTTTTTTTGACCTGCGGAAGGAGTTCACGAAGCACTTTCCTACACCTGACCTCAAAGCTTTTAATGTGTACGTCATGGCGGAGT CTCTCAGTATATCTGTGGATGTCCCCATGTTGTGGGATCCCTCAGCCATAATGCCTCCAAAGGTAGCTGTGCAGCAGGTCCAGCTAATGAGCAGCATTGTCCTTGCACTACTTTCTGAGCCAATGT GCCACATATTCACAAAGCCAGAGAGAGTACTAGAAAAGTTCGAGAGCGGTACATG cagcaaGATGGAGAAGGTGTGCGACAACACAGTGATCAGAGCCAGAGGGTTGCCATGGCAGTCCTCCGACCAAGACATCGCCCGATTCTTTAGAGGCCTAAACATTGCCAA AGGTGGAGCTGCACTGTGTCTCAATGCTCAGGGCAGAAGAAACGGAGAGGCACTTGTCCGGTTCGTCAGTGAAGAACACAGAGACCTGGCACTGCAAAGACATAAGCACCATATGGGCAACAGATACATAGAG GTCTATAAAGCAACAGGAGAGGACTTTTTGAAGATAGCCGGCG GTACCTCCAATGAGGTGGCAGTGTTTCTGTCCCGCGAGGATCAGATCATCGTGCGGATGCGAGGTCTGCCGTTCACCGCCACACACGAGCAGGTGCTCACGTTTTTCTCGCCAGCCGACGGCCTTAAGGAGATGTGCCCAGTGAGCGGAGGCAAAGATGGCATCCTCTTTGTTCGGTACCCGGATGGGCGTCCAACTGGTGATGCGTTTGTTTTGTTCGCCAGTGAGGAACATGCTCAGTCCGCTTTGAGGAAACACAAGGAAATCCTGGGAAAGAGATACATTGAGCTATTTAAAAGTACCGCAGCAGAGGTTCAACAG GTGTTGAACAGGTACTCGTCGGCCCCTCTGATCTCTGTGGCTCCGGCTCCTCTGGTGACAATGCTACCCACCATGTCTCTCCTGCCCCCTCCTGGAGGGATGAGAAATTGCCTGAGGCTGAGGGGGCTGCCTTACACGGCAAGCATCGAAGACATCCTCACGTTCCTGGGAGAGTTTACACAAGACGTCCAACCGCATGGTGTGCACATGGTGCTCAATCAGCAG ggTCGTCCTTCTGGTGACTGCTTTATCCAAATGACCTCAGCAGAGCGGGCTCTGCTGGCCTCACAGCGCCTTCACAAGCACATGATGTCCAGTCAGCGAGGAGCCAACAGCCGCTACGTGGAGGTGTTTCCATGCAGTGCTGAGGAAATGAGCCTGGTGCTGATGGGAGGCTCGCTGtcacacatgcatacacacacacacacacgaagcaGGAATGGGACTGGGCTCAGCCCGCCGCCATGTAAGTCCAGAC GTTTATCTCCACCCTCGTACTCTTTCACCCCTGCTCAACCTGTCCTCACCCCagaggctgctgctgctctctatCCACCCATTGGGCCGATGATGCTGGCCCCTCGTCCTCTGCCTCCAGGACACGCCTACTACCCTGCATCTGCTCAGCTGTACATGAACTACGCGGCCTACTACCCCAG TCCACCTGGTTCGCCCACCACCCTTGGGTTCTTCCCCTCCCCCTCATCCCTCACCTCGCCAGCAGGTTTGGTGCGCATGCCAAGTCTGACCTATAACAGCAATGGAGTCAAGGAGATTATAAATGCTATGCAGGGATACCAG GCTCCAGCAGAGTCCATCGCTCTCCTCAGCagcaatctgattggtcagtctAGCGCCGGCGACGCTCCTCTCATGACTCTCCCAGCTCTTGTGAACAAGCCGGGTCAGTACCTGGATCTCGCCCTGCTGTAG
- the esrp1 gene encoding epithelial splicing regulatory protein 1 isoform X6 yields MTAQVDYLVVLFTATSGASGELLGSDEKELVRIVWQLVDLTNQQLGQVNELLIRPDPSELTEKEEEEDVEEEESVEEESGSGADCISTATSLESALNMFHLQLTNQVNSMGAGTSVCLCTDGQLHIRQVIHPEAASKNILVPDCFYSFFDLRKEFTKHFPTPDLKAFNVYVMAESLSISVDVPMLWDPSAIMPPKVAVQQVQLMSSIVLALLSEPMCHIFTKPERVLEKFESGTCSKMEKVCDNTVIRARGLPWQSSDQDIARFFRGLNIAKGGAALCLNAQGRRNGEALVRFVSEEHRDLALQRHKHHMGNRYIEVYKATGEDFLKIAGGTSNEVAVFLSREDQIIVRMRGLPFTATHEQVLTFFSPADGLKEMCPVSGGKDGILFVRYPDGRPTGDAFVLFASEEHAQSALRKHKEILGKRYIELFKSTAAEVQQVLNRYSSAPLISVAPAPLVTMLPTMSLLPPPGGMRNCLRLRGLPYTASIEDILTFLGEFTQDVQPHGVHMVLNQQGRPSGDCFIQMTSAERALLASQRLHKHMMSSQRGANSRYVEVFPCSAEEMSLVLMGGSLSHMHTHTHTRSRNGTGLSPPPCKSRRLSPPSYSFTPAQPVLTPEAAAALYPPIGPMMLAPRPLPPGHAYYPASAQLYMNYAAYYPSPPGSPTTLGFFPSPSSLTSPAGLVRMPSLTYNSNGVKEIINAMQGYQYSPEDALVHAHGPMHAHDPARTLLTQPKEWAPAESIALLSSNLIGQSSAGDAPLMTLPALVNKPGQYLDLALL; encoded by the exons ATGACGGCGCAGGTAGACTACCTGGTGGTGCTTTTCACCGCCACATCTGGCGCCAGCGGTGAGCTGCTGGGTTCTGACGAGAAGGAGCTGGTTCGGATAGTTTGGCAGCTGGTGGACTTAACAAACCAACAG TTGGGCCAGGTGAATGAGCTCCTCATTAGGCCTGACCCTTCAGAGCTAAcagaaaaagaggaggaggaggatgtggaggaggaggagagtgtGGAAGAGGAGAGCGGATCCGGGGCCGACTGCATCTCTACAGCCACAAGTTTAGAGTCGGCCCTAAATATG TTTCATCTACAGCTGACTAACCAGGTGAACAGCATGGGCGCAGGCacgtcagtgtgtttgtgtacgGACGGGCAACTTCACATCCGTCAAGTGATTCACCCGGAGGCCGCGAGCAAG AACATCCTGGTCCCAGACTGTTTCTACTCTTTTTTTGACCTGCGGAAGGAGTTCACGAAGCACTTTCCTACACCTGACCTCAAAGCTTTTAATGTGTACGTCATGGCGGAGT CTCTCAGTATATCTGTGGATGTCCCCATGTTGTGGGATCCCTCAGCCATAATGCCTCCAAAGGTAGCTGTGCAGCAGGTCCAGCTAATGAGCAGCATTGTCCTTGCACTACTTTCTGAGCCAATGT GCCACATATTCACAAAGCCAGAGAGAGTACTAGAAAAGTTCGAGAGCGGTACATG cagcaaGATGGAGAAGGTGTGCGACAACACAGTGATCAGAGCCAGAGGGTTGCCATGGCAGTCCTCCGACCAAGACATCGCCCGATTCTTTAGAGGCCTAAACATTGCCAA AGGTGGAGCTGCACTGTGTCTCAATGCTCAGGGCAGAAGAAACGGAGAGGCACTTGTCCGGTTCGTCAGTGAAGAACACAGAGACCTGGCACTGCAAAGACATAAGCACCATATGGGCAACAGATACATAGAG GTCTATAAAGCAACAGGAGAGGACTTTTTGAAGATAGCCGGCG GTACCTCCAATGAGGTGGCAGTGTTTCTGTCCCGCGAGGATCAGATCATCGTGCGGATGCGAGGTCTGCCGTTCACCGCCACACACGAGCAGGTGCTCACGTTTTTCTCGCCAGCCGACGGCCTTAAGGAGATGTGCCCAGTGAGCGGAGGCAAAGATGGCATCCTCTTTGTTCGGTACCCGGATGGGCGTCCAACTGGTGATGCGTTTGTTTTGTTCGCCAGTGAGGAACATGCTCAGTCCGCTTTGAGGAAACACAAGGAAATCCTGGGAAAGAGATACATTGAGCTATTTAAAAGTACCGCAGCAGAGGTTCAACAG GTGTTGAACAGGTACTCGTCGGCCCCTCTGATCTCTGTGGCTCCGGCTCCTCTGGTGACAATGCTACCCACCATGTCTCTCCTGCCCCCTCCTGGAGGGATGAGAAATTGCCTGAGGCTGAGGGGGCTGCCTTACACGGCAAGCATCGAAGACATCCTCACGTTCCTGGGAGAGTTTACACAAGACGTCCAACCGCATGGTGTGCACATGGTGCTCAATCAGCAG ggTCGTCCTTCTGGTGACTGCTTTATCCAAATGACCTCAGCAGAGCGGGCTCTGCTGGCCTCACAGCGCCTTCACAAGCACATGATGTCCAGTCAGCGAGGAGCCAACAGCCGCTACGTGGAGGTGTTTCCATGCAGTGCTGAGGAAATGAGCCTGGTGCTGATGGGAGGCTCGCTGtcacacatgcatacacacacacacacacgaagcaGGAATGGGACTGGGCTCAGCCCGCCGCCATGTAAGTCCAGAC GTTTATCTCCACCCTCGTACTCTTTCACCCCTGCTCAACCTGTCCTCACCCCagaggctgctgctgctctctatCCACCCATTGGGCCGATGATGCTGGCCCCTCGTCCTCTGCCTCCAGGACACGCCTACTACCCTGCATCTGCTCAGCTGTACATGAACTACGCGGCCTACTACCCCAG TCCACCTGGTTCGCCCACCACCCTTGGGTTCTTCCCCTCCCCCTCATCCCTCACCTCGCCAGCAGGTTTGGTGCGCATGCCAAGTCTGACCTATAACAGCAATGGAGTCAAGGAGATTATAAATGCTATGCAGGGATACCAG TACTCTCCCGAGGATGCCCTCGTGCACGCCCACGGGCCCATGCATGCTCACGACCCAGCCAGGACGTTGCTTACGCAGCCCAAAGAATGG GCTCCAGCAGAGTCCATCGCTCTCCTCAGCagcaatctgattggtcagtctAGCGCCGGCGACGCTCCTCTCATGACTCTCCCAGCTCTTGTGAACAAGCCGGGTCAGTACCTGGATCTCGCCCTGCTGTAG
- the esrp1 gene encoding epithelial splicing regulatory protein 1 isoform X2: MTAQVDYLVVLFTATSGASGELLGSDEKELVRIVWQLVDLTNQQLGQVNELLIRPDPSELTEKEEEEDVEEEESVEEESGSGADCISTATSLESALNMFHLQLTNQVNSMGAGTSVCLCTDGQLHIRQVIHPEAASKNILVPDCFYSFFDLRKEFTKHFPTPDLKAFNVYVMAESLSISVDVPMLWDPSAIMPPKVAVQQVQLMSSIVLALLSEPMCHIFTKPERVLEKFESGTCSKMEKVCDNTVIRARGLPWQSSDQDIARFFRGLNIAKGGAALCLNAQGRRNGEALVRFVSEEHRDLALQRHKHHMGNRYIEVYKATGEDFLKIAGGKKTQTCTSNEVAVFLSREDQIIVRMRGLPFTATHEQVLTFFSPADGLKEMCPVSGGKDGILFVRYPDGRPTGDAFVLFASEEHAQSALRKHKEILGKRYIELFKSTAAEVQQVLNRYSSAPLISVAPAPLVTMLPTMSLLPPPGGMRNCLRLRGLPYTASIEDILTFLGEFTQDVQPHGVHMVLNQQGRPSGDCFIQMTSAERALLASQRLHKHMMSSQRGANSRYVEVFPCSAEEMSLVLMGGSLSHMHTHTHTRSRNGTGLSPPPCKSRRLSPPSYSFTPAQPVLTPEAAAALYPPIGPMMLAPRPLPPGHAYYPASAQLYMNYAAYYPSPPGSPTTLGFFPSPSSLTSPAGLVRMPSLTYNSNGVKEIINAMQGYQYSPEDALVHAHGPMHAHDPARTLLTQPKEWAPAESIALLSSNLIGQSSAGDAPLMTLPALVNKPGQYLDLALL, encoded by the exons ATGACGGCGCAGGTAGACTACCTGGTGGTGCTTTTCACCGCCACATCTGGCGCCAGCGGTGAGCTGCTGGGTTCTGACGAGAAGGAGCTGGTTCGGATAGTTTGGCAGCTGGTGGACTTAACAAACCAACAG TTGGGCCAGGTGAATGAGCTCCTCATTAGGCCTGACCCTTCAGAGCTAAcagaaaaagaggaggaggaggatgtggaggaggaggagagtgtGGAAGAGGAGAGCGGATCCGGGGCCGACTGCATCTCTACAGCCACAAGTTTAGAGTCGGCCCTAAATATG TTTCATCTACAGCTGACTAACCAGGTGAACAGCATGGGCGCAGGCacgtcagtgtgtttgtgtacgGACGGGCAACTTCACATCCGTCAAGTGATTCACCCGGAGGCCGCGAGCAAG AACATCCTGGTCCCAGACTGTTTCTACTCTTTTTTTGACCTGCGGAAGGAGTTCACGAAGCACTTTCCTACACCTGACCTCAAAGCTTTTAATGTGTACGTCATGGCGGAGT CTCTCAGTATATCTGTGGATGTCCCCATGTTGTGGGATCCCTCAGCCATAATGCCTCCAAAGGTAGCTGTGCAGCAGGTCCAGCTAATGAGCAGCATTGTCCTTGCACTACTTTCTGAGCCAATGT GCCACATATTCACAAAGCCAGAGAGAGTACTAGAAAAGTTCGAGAGCGGTACATG cagcaaGATGGAGAAGGTGTGCGACAACACAGTGATCAGAGCCAGAGGGTTGCCATGGCAGTCCTCCGACCAAGACATCGCCCGATTCTTTAGAGGCCTAAACATTGCCAA AGGTGGAGCTGCACTGTGTCTCAATGCTCAGGGCAGAAGAAACGGAGAGGCACTTGTCCGGTTCGTCAGTGAAGAACACAGAGACCTGGCACTGCAAAGACATAAGCACCATATGGGCAACAGATACATAGAG GTCTATAAAGCAACAGGAGAGGACTTTTTGAAGATAGCCGGCGGTAAGAAGACACAAACAT GTACCTCCAATGAGGTGGCAGTGTTTCTGTCCCGCGAGGATCAGATCATCGTGCGGATGCGAGGTCTGCCGTTCACCGCCACACACGAGCAGGTGCTCACGTTTTTCTCGCCAGCCGACGGCCTTAAGGAGATGTGCCCAGTGAGCGGAGGCAAAGATGGCATCCTCTTTGTTCGGTACCCGGATGGGCGTCCAACTGGTGATGCGTTTGTTTTGTTCGCCAGTGAGGAACATGCTCAGTCCGCTTTGAGGAAACACAAGGAAATCCTGGGAAAGAGATACATTGAGCTATTTAAAAGTACCGCAGCAGAGGTTCAACAG GTGTTGAACAGGTACTCGTCGGCCCCTCTGATCTCTGTGGCTCCGGCTCCTCTGGTGACAATGCTACCCACCATGTCTCTCCTGCCCCCTCCTGGAGGGATGAGAAATTGCCTGAGGCTGAGGGGGCTGCCTTACACGGCAAGCATCGAAGACATCCTCACGTTCCTGGGAGAGTTTACACAAGACGTCCAACCGCATGGTGTGCACATGGTGCTCAATCAGCAG ggTCGTCCTTCTGGTGACTGCTTTATCCAAATGACCTCAGCAGAGCGGGCTCTGCTGGCCTCACAGCGCCTTCACAAGCACATGATGTCCAGTCAGCGAGGAGCCAACAGCCGCTACGTGGAGGTGTTTCCATGCAGTGCTGAGGAAATGAGCCTGGTGCTGATGGGAGGCTCGCTGtcacacatgcatacacacacacacacacgaagcaGGAATGGGACTGGGCTCAGCCCGCCGCCATGTAAGTCCAGAC GTTTATCTCCACCCTCGTACTCTTTCACCCCTGCTCAACCTGTCCTCACCCCagaggctgctgctgctctctatCCACCCATTGGGCCGATGATGCTGGCCCCTCGTCCTCTGCCTCCAGGACACGCCTACTACCCTGCATCTGCTCAGCTGTACATGAACTACGCGGCCTACTACCCCAG TCCACCTGGTTCGCCCACCACCCTTGGGTTCTTCCCCTCCCCCTCATCCCTCACCTCGCCAGCAGGTTTGGTGCGCATGCCAAGTCTGACCTATAACAGCAATGGAGTCAAGGAGATTATAAATGCTATGCAGGGATACCAG TACTCTCCCGAGGATGCCCTCGTGCACGCCCACGGGCCCATGCATGCTCACGACCCAGCCAGGACGTTGCTTACGCAGCCCAAAGAATGG GCTCCAGCAGAGTCCATCGCTCTCCTCAGCagcaatctgattggtcagtctAGCGCCGGCGACGCTCCTCTCATGACTCTCCCAGCTCTTGTGAACAAGCCGGGTCAGTACCTGGATCTCGCCCTGCTGTAG
- the esrp1 gene encoding epithelial splicing regulatory protein 1 isoform X4: protein MTAQVDYLVVLFTATSGASGELLGSDEKELVRIVWQLVDLTNQQLGQVNELLIRPDPSELTEKEEEEDVEEEESVEEESGSGADCISTATSLESALNMFHLQLTNQVNSMGAGTSVCLCTDGQLHIRQVIHPEAASKNILVPDCFYSFFDLRKEFTKHFPTPDLKAFNVYVMAESLSISVDVPMLWDPSAIMPPKVAVQQVQLMSSIVLALLSEPMCHIFTKPERVLEKFESGTCSKMEKVCDNTVIRARGLPWQSSDQDIARFFRGLNIAKGGAALCLNAQGRRNGEALVRFVSEEHRDLALQRHKHHMGNRYIEVYKATGEDFLKIAGGKKTQTCTSNEVAVFLSREDQIIVRMRGLPFTATHEQVLTFFSPADGLKEMCPVSGGKDGILFVRYPDGRPTGDAFVLFASEEHAQSALRKHKEILGKRYIELFKSTAAEVQQVLNRYSSAPLISVAPAPLVTMLPTMSLLPPPGGMRNCLRLRGLPYTASIEDILTFLGEFTQDVQPHGVHMVLNQQGRPSGDCFIQMTSAERALLASQRLHKHMMSSQRGANSRYVEVFPCSAEEMSLVLMGGSLSHMHTHTHTRSRNGTGLSPPPCLSPPSYSFTPAQPVLTPEAAAALYPPIGPMMLAPRPLPPGHAYYPASAQLYMNYAAYYPSPPGSPTTLGFFPSPSSLTSPAGLVRMPSLTYNSNGVKEIINAMQGYQYSPEDALVHAHGPMHAHDPARTLLTQPKEWAPAESIALLSSNLIGQSSAGDAPLMTLPALVNKPGQYLDLALL from the exons ATGACGGCGCAGGTAGACTACCTGGTGGTGCTTTTCACCGCCACATCTGGCGCCAGCGGTGAGCTGCTGGGTTCTGACGAGAAGGAGCTGGTTCGGATAGTTTGGCAGCTGGTGGACTTAACAAACCAACAG TTGGGCCAGGTGAATGAGCTCCTCATTAGGCCTGACCCTTCAGAGCTAAcagaaaaagaggaggaggaggatgtggaggaggaggagagtgtGGAAGAGGAGAGCGGATCCGGGGCCGACTGCATCTCTACAGCCACAAGTTTAGAGTCGGCCCTAAATATG TTTCATCTACAGCTGACTAACCAGGTGAACAGCATGGGCGCAGGCacgtcagtgtgtttgtgtacgGACGGGCAACTTCACATCCGTCAAGTGATTCACCCGGAGGCCGCGAGCAAG AACATCCTGGTCCCAGACTGTTTCTACTCTTTTTTTGACCTGCGGAAGGAGTTCACGAAGCACTTTCCTACACCTGACCTCAAAGCTTTTAATGTGTACGTCATGGCGGAGT CTCTCAGTATATCTGTGGATGTCCCCATGTTGTGGGATCCCTCAGCCATAATGCCTCCAAAGGTAGCTGTGCAGCAGGTCCAGCTAATGAGCAGCATTGTCCTTGCACTACTTTCTGAGCCAATGT GCCACATATTCACAAAGCCAGAGAGAGTACTAGAAAAGTTCGAGAGCGGTACATG cagcaaGATGGAGAAGGTGTGCGACAACACAGTGATCAGAGCCAGAGGGTTGCCATGGCAGTCCTCCGACCAAGACATCGCCCGATTCTTTAGAGGCCTAAACATTGCCAA AGGTGGAGCTGCACTGTGTCTCAATGCTCAGGGCAGAAGAAACGGAGAGGCACTTGTCCGGTTCGTCAGTGAAGAACACAGAGACCTGGCACTGCAAAGACATAAGCACCATATGGGCAACAGATACATAGAG GTCTATAAAGCAACAGGAGAGGACTTTTTGAAGATAGCCGGCGGTAAGAAGACACAAACAT GTACCTCCAATGAGGTGGCAGTGTTTCTGTCCCGCGAGGATCAGATCATCGTGCGGATGCGAGGTCTGCCGTTCACCGCCACACACGAGCAGGTGCTCACGTTTTTCTCGCCAGCCGACGGCCTTAAGGAGATGTGCCCAGTGAGCGGAGGCAAAGATGGCATCCTCTTTGTTCGGTACCCGGATGGGCGTCCAACTGGTGATGCGTTTGTTTTGTTCGCCAGTGAGGAACATGCTCAGTCCGCTTTGAGGAAACACAAGGAAATCCTGGGAAAGAGATACATTGAGCTATTTAAAAGTACCGCAGCAGAGGTTCAACAG GTGTTGAACAGGTACTCGTCGGCCCCTCTGATCTCTGTGGCTCCGGCTCCTCTGGTGACAATGCTACCCACCATGTCTCTCCTGCCCCCTCCTGGAGGGATGAGAAATTGCCTGAGGCTGAGGGGGCTGCCTTACACGGCAAGCATCGAAGACATCCTCACGTTCCTGGGAGAGTTTACACAAGACGTCCAACCGCATGGTGTGCACATGGTGCTCAATCAGCAG ggTCGTCCTTCTGGTGACTGCTTTATCCAAATGACCTCAGCAGAGCGGGCTCTGCTGGCCTCACAGCGCCTTCACAAGCACATGATGTCCAGTCAGCGAGGAGCCAACAGCCGCTACGTGGAGGTGTTTCCATGCAGTGCTGAGGAAATGAGCCTGGTGCTGATGGGAGGCTCGCTGtcacacatgcatacacacacacacacacgaagcaGGAATGGGACTGGGCTCAGCCCGCCGCCAT GTTTATCTCCACCCTCGTACTCTTTCACCCCTGCTCAACCTGTCCTCACCCCagaggctgctgctgctctctatCCACCCATTGGGCCGATGATGCTGGCCCCTCGTCCTCTGCCTCCAGGACACGCCTACTACCCTGCATCTGCTCAGCTGTACATGAACTACGCGGCCTACTACCCCAG TCCACCTGGTTCGCCCACCACCCTTGGGTTCTTCCCCTCCCCCTCATCCCTCACCTCGCCAGCAGGTTTGGTGCGCATGCCAAGTCTGACCTATAACAGCAATGGAGTCAAGGAGATTATAAATGCTATGCAGGGATACCAG TACTCTCCCGAGGATGCCCTCGTGCACGCCCACGGGCCCATGCATGCTCACGACCCAGCCAGGACGTTGCTTACGCAGCCCAAAGAATGG GCTCCAGCAGAGTCCATCGCTCTCCTCAGCagcaatctgattggtcagtctAGCGCCGGCGACGCTCCTCTCATGACTCTCCCAGCTCTTGTGAACAAGCCGGGTCAGTACCTGGATCTCGCCCTGCTGTAG